Proteins from one Planctomyces sp. SH-PL62 genomic window:
- the sufB gene encoding Fe-S cluster assembly protein SufB, producing the protein MATDLNLQVAGIKEDDKYGFRDSDANYAFKSGKGLSREVVEQISEMKNEPAWMRDFRLKGLETFLKKPTPTWGGELAELNFDDIRYFMKATDRQGRSWDDVPAEIKNTFDKLGIPEAERKFLAGVGAQYESEVVYHSLREDLQKKGVIFVDTDTAVREHPDIIREYLGTIIPIADNKFSALNSAVWSGGSFVYIPAGVKVDIPLQAYFRINAENMGQFERTLIIVEEGAQVHYVEGCTAPMYSSESLHSAVVEIVVKKGGRCRYTTIQNWANNIYNLVTKRAVAHEDALMEWVDGNLGSKLTMKYPAVYMVGPGARGEILSIAFAGKGQHQDTGGKVVHAAPHTSSRIISKSISKNGGRSSYRGLLKVTDGAKGSKSNVVCDALILDPESRSDTYPYIEIDEDDVKIGHEASVSKIGEEQLFYLRSRGLSEAEGSTLIVSGFIEPLVKELPMEYAVEMNKLIQLQMEGSVG; encoded by the coding sequence ATGGCGACCGATCTGAACCTCCAGGTTGCGGGCATCAAGGAAGATGACAAGTACGGTTTCCGCGACTCCGACGCCAACTACGCCTTCAAGAGCGGCAAGGGGCTGTCGAGGGAAGTCGTCGAGCAGATCTCCGAGATGAAGAACGAGCCCGCCTGGATGCGGGACTTCCGCCTCAAGGGGCTGGAGACGTTCCTCAAGAAGCCCACCCCGACCTGGGGCGGCGAGCTGGCGGAGCTGAATTTCGACGACATCCGCTACTTCATGAAGGCCACCGACCGCCAGGGGCGGAGCTGGGACGACGTCCCGGCCGAGATCAAGAACACGTTCGACAAGCTCGGGATCCCCGAGGCCGAGCGCAAGTTCCTGGCCGGCGTCGGCGCGCAGTACGAGTCAGAGGTGGTCTACCACAGCCTCCGCGAGGACCTGCAGAAGAAGGGCGTGATCTTCGTCGACACCGACACGGCGGTGCGCGAGCACCCCGACATCATCCGCGAGTACCTCGGCACGATCATCCCGATCGCCGACAACAAGTTCTCGGCCCTGAACTCGGCGGTCTGGAGCGGCGGCTCGTTCGTCTACATCCCCGCCGGCGTCAAGGTCGACATCCCGCTGCAGGCCTACTTCCGGATCAACGCCGAGAACATGGGCCAGTTCGAGCGGACCCTGATCATCGTCGAGGAAGGCGCCCAGGTCCACTACGTCGAGGGCTGCACCGCCCCGATGTACTCCTCGGAGAGCCTGCACTCCGCCGTGGTCGAGATCGTCGTCAAGAAGGGCGGCCGGTGCCGCTACACGACGATCCAGAACTGGGCGAACAACATCTACAACCTCGTCACCAAGCGGGCCGTGGCCCACGAAGACGCGCTCATGGAGTGGGTCGACGGCAACCTCGGCAGCAAGCTGACGATGAAGTATCCGGCCGTCTACATGGTCGGCCCCGGCGCCCGCGGCGAGATCCTCTCGATCGCGTTCGCCGGCAAGGGCCAGCACCAGGACACCGGCGGCAAGGTGGTCCACGCCGCCCCCCACACCAGCTCGCGGATCATCTCCAAGAGCATCAGCAAGAACGGCGGCCGGTCCAGCTACCGCGGGCTCCTGAAGGTCACCGACGGCGCCAAGGGCTCGAAGTCGAACGTCGTCTGCGACGCGCTCATCCTCGATCCGGAGAGTCGGTCCGACACGTATCCGTACATCGAGATCGACGAGGACGACGTCAAGATCGGCCACGAGGCCAGCGTCTCCAAGATCGGCGAGGAGCAGCTCTTCTACCTGAGGAGCCGCGGCCTCTCCGAGGCCGAGGGCTCCACCCTGATCGTCAGCGGCTTCATCGAGCCCCTCGTCAAGGAGCTGCCGATGGAGTACGCCGTCGAGATGAACAAGCTCATCCAGCTCCAGATGGAAGGCTCCGTCGGCTGA
- the sufD gene encoding Fe-S cluster assembly protein SufD: MTTATPTSETIPGGFTEASFEAFLKGRDEPGWLVDRRREAFARFRAFAWPTSRDEEWRRTDIRAFKLDAFAPPSPPSREPGPAATAAFAPLWESLSSHYGTGVAHVDGSLVHRPDPAKLGGAVFVDLETAVKDHPELLRKHLMTDVVKPSDDVFAALHGAFWSGGSLLYVPRGVKVELPLFSIAGLTAEGRTDFGHTLIVLEEDAEATLVRETASAGRGETPGLHVGAVEVVQEASSKLRLVNIQNWDAATWHFTRERAVVGRDASLQWTVGALGSRLSKVNQEVALAGERAAAQVNGVMFTTGRQHLAYFTRQDHQAPHTTSDLLYKGGLKDHSRTVWKGMIRVEKDAQRTDAYQKNDNLILSDSARADSIPGLEIEANDVRCTHGATAGRVDEEMIFLCQARGIPRATAVRLIVEGFFANVYDRITLDPVRETLRQAVAEKLGNS; encoded by the coding sequence ATGACGACCGCGACTCCGACATCCGAGACGATCCCAGGCGGATTCACCGAGGCGAGCTTCGAGGCGTTCCTGAAGGGGCGCGACGAGCCCGGGTGGCTGGTCGACCGCCGCCGCGAGGCGTTCGCGCGGTTCCGGGCGTTCGCCTGGCCGACCTCGCGCGACGAGGAATGGCGGCGGACCGACATCCGCGCGTTCAAGCTCGACGCCTTCGCCCCCCCCTCCCCCCCGAGCCGCGAGCCGGGCCCGGCCGCGACGGCCGCGTTCGCCCCCCTCTGGGAGTCGCTCAGCTCGCACTACGGGACCGGCGTCGCGCACGTCGACGGCTCCCTCGTCCATCGCCCCGACCCGGCCAAGCTCGGTGGCGCGGTCTTCGTCGACCTGGAGACGGCCGTCAAGGACCACCCGGAGCTTCTCCGAAAACACCTCATGACCGACGTCGTGAAGCCGTCGGACGACGTGTTCGCGGCGCTCCACGGGGCCTTCTGGAGCGGCGGCTCGCTGCTCTACGTCCCCAGGGGGGTCAAGGTCGAGCTCCCCCTGTTCAGCATCGCCGGCCTCACGGCCGAGGGCCGGACGGACTTCGGCCACACGCTCATCGTGCTGGAGGAGGACGCCGAGGCCACGCTGGTCCGCGAGACCGCGAGCGCCGGCCGGGGCGAGACGCCGGGGCTCCACGTCGGGGCGGTCGAGGTCGTCCAGGAGGCGTCGTCGAAGCTCCGGCTGGTCAACATCCAGAACTGGGACGCGGCCACCTGGCACTTCACCCGCGAGCGCGCGGTGGTGGGCCGGGACGCTTCGCTGCAATGGACGGTCGGCGCCCTGGGGTCGCGGCTGTCGAAGGTCAACCAGGAGGTCGCCCTGGCCGGCGAACGCGCCGCGGCCCAGGTCAACGGCGTCATGTTCACGACAGGCAGGCAACACCTCGCCTACTTCACGCGGCAGGACCACCAGGCGCCCCACACGACCAGCGACCTCCTCTACAAGGGGGGCCTCAAGGACCACTCGCGGACCGTCTGGAAGGGGATGATCCGCGTCGAGAAGGACGCCCAGCGCACCGACGCCTACCAGAAGAACGACAACCTCATCCTCTCGGACTCGGCCCGAGCCGACTCGATCCCCGGCCTGGAGATCGAGGCCAACGACGTCCGCTGCACCCACGGGGCCACCGCCGGCCGGGTCGACGAGGAGATGATCTTCCTCTGCCAGGCTCGGGGCATCCCCCGCGCCACGGCGGTCCGCCTGATCGTCGAGGGCTTCTTCGCCAACGTCTACGACCGCATCACGCTCGACCCGGTCCGCGAGACGCTCCGCCAGGCCGTCGCCGAGAAGCTCGGAAATTCTTGA
- a CDS encoding sulfurtransferase, which produces MGEGYARPEVLVSTQWVLDHLDDPKVRIVESDEDLLLYDLGHVPGAVRIDWQGDLQDQVLRDYIDAEKFAELCRRNGIAEDTTVVFYGDKSNWWACYAFWAFTLFGHKNLKVMNGGRKLWIDEGRPISRETPRYPATTYQVAGGDEPAIRAFRDDVLDHIRAKKPLIDVRSPKEFTGEMLHMEDYPQEGSLRGGHIPGARSIPWSRAVNDDGTFKSAAELKALYEGEAGLKPGDDVVAYCRIGERSSLAWFALTFLLGYPRVRNYDGSWTEWGNLVRVPIERGAGA; this is translated from the coding sequence ATGGGGGAAGGTTACGCGCGTCCGGAAGTCCTCGTCTCGACCCAGTGGGTCCTGGACCATCTCGACGATCCCAAGGTGCGGATCGTCGAGAGCGATGAGGACCTCCTGCTCTACGACCTGGGCCACGTCCCGGGGGCGGTGCGGATCGACTGGCAGGGGGACCTGCAGGACCAGGTCCTGCGCGACTACATCGACGCCGAGAAGTTCGCCGAGCTCTGCCGCCGCAACGGCATCGCCGAGGACACGACGGTCGTGTTCTACGGCGACAAGTCGAACTGGTGGGCCTGCTACGCCTTCTGGGCGTTCACGCTCTTCGGCCACAAGAACCTAAAGGTCATGAACGGCGGCCGGAAGCTCTGGATCGACGAGGGCCGGCCGATCTCACGCGAGACGCCCAGGTATCCGGCGACCACGTACCAGGTCGCCGGCGGCGACGAGCCGGCCATCCGGGCCTTCCGGGACGACGTCCTGGACCACATCCGCGCCAAGAAGCCGCTGATCGACGTGCGGAGCCCGAAGGAATTCACCGGCGAGATGCTCCACATGGAGGACTACCCGCAGGAGGGCTCCCTCCGGGGCGGCCACATCCCCGGCGCCCGGAGCATCCCCTGGAGCCGCGCCGTCAACGACGACGGCACCTTCAAGTCGGCCGCCGAGTTGAAGGCCCTGTACGAAGGGGAAGCCGGCCTCAAGCCCGGCGACGACGTGGTGGCCTACTGCCGCATCGGCGAGCGATCCAGCCTGGCCTGGTTCGCCCTGACCTTCCTTTTGGGCTACCCGCGGGTTCGGAACTACGACGGCTCGTGGACCGAATGGGGCAATCTCGTCCGCGTCCCCATCGAGCGAGGGGCGGGCGCCTGA
- a CDS encoding helix-turn-helix transcriptional regulator: MSESSDRALLDLIRRRGPLTVGEMSQETGVTGTAVRNRLSRLLGAGLVVRETRQDGRGRPKHAYQASVEAHKRLGQNYADLAVALWEEMMGTVEDRKLRRVLFMRITERLAEMYRTQVKGDGWEGRLTQLSGLLQVRGVEAEVARDREDLPPFLRQHSCPYYELAELDRAICALERKMFEKVLGKGLRLSQCRLDGGRSCDFEVKPTVPAPMALEPTPPGFAPLSFEEDVNRV; encoded by the coding sequence ATGTCGGAGTCGTCGGATCGGGCGTTGCTGGATCTGATCCGCCGCCGAGGGCCGCTGACCGTCGGCGAGATGTCGCAGGAGACGGGCGTGACCGGGACGGCGGTCCGGAACCGGCTGTCGCGGCTGCTCGGGGCCGGGCTGGTGGTGCGGGAGACGCGGCAGGACGGCCGGGGCCGCCCCAAGCACGCCTACCAGGCGAGCGTCGAGGCGCACAAGCGGCTGGGGCAGAACTACGCCGATCTCGCCGTGGCCCTCTGGGAAGAGATGATGGGGACGGTGGAGGACCGCAAGCTCCGCCGGGTTTTGTTCATGAGGATCACCGAACGCCTGGCCGAGATGTATCGGACTCAGGTCAAGGGGGACGGATGGGAAGGCCGGCTGACTCAGCTCAGCGGCCTGCTCCAGGTCCGGGGGGTGGAGGCCGAGGTGGCGCGGGACCGCGAGGACCTGCCGCCGTTCCTCCGGCAGCACTCCTGCCCCTATTACGAGCTGGCCGAGCTGGATCGGGCGATCTGCGCGTTGGAGCGGAAGATGTTCGAGAAGGTGCTGGGCAAGGGGCTCCGGCTCAGCCAGTGCCGGCTCGACGGCGGTCGTTCCTGCGACTTCGAGGTCAAGCCGACGGTTCCGGCCCCGATGGCCCTGGAACCGACGCCCCCGGGGTTCGCGCCGCTGTCATTCGAAGAGGACGTCAACAGGGTCTAA
- the sufC gene encoding Fe-S cluster assembly ATPase SufC has product MSKVLRIENLRVAVEGKEILRGVDLTIKQGEVHALMGPNGSGKSTLSYALMGHPNYEVTGGSVTIDGQDVLEMEPDERAKAGMFLAFQYPTAIPGVTVANFLRHAVTNVRNPERKDGQDLIPMRDFRKEMRQEMDELGMDPEFARRYLNEGFSGGEKKRAEILQLAMLRPAFAVLDETDSGLDIDAVRIVSEGVNRVAAKHATGILVITHYERILTYIKPQFIHILFGGQIVEEGGPELVKQLEREGYDWVRAKYPEAARRAEELEASKTDHQGVGA; this is encoded by the coding sequence ATGAGCAAGGTACTTCGGATCGAGAATCTGCGCGTCGCCGTCGAGGGCAAGGAGATCCTCCGCGGGGTCGACCTGACCATCAAGCAGGGCGAGGTCCACGCGCTGATGGGCCCCAACGGCTCGGGCAAGAGCACCCTGAGCTACGCCCTGATGGGCCACCCCAACTACGAGGTGACGGGGGGCTCGGTCACGATCGACGGCCAGGACGTCCTTGAGATGGAGCCCGACGAGCGGGCCAAGGCCGGGATGTTCCTGGCGTTCCAGTACCCCACGGCGATCCCCGGCGTGACGGTGGCCAACTTCCTCCGGCACGCGGTGACCAACGTCCGCAACCCGGAGCGCAAGGACGGCCAGGACCTCATCCCGATGCGCGACTTCCGCAAGGAGATGCGTCAGGAGATGGACGAGCTGGGCATGGACCCCGAGTTCGCCCGCCGCTACCTCAACGAAGGCTTCTCCGGCGGCGAGAAGAAGCGGGCCGAGATCCTCCAGTTGGCCATGCTTCGCCCCGCCTTCGCCGTCCTCGACGAGACCGACAGCGGCCTCGACATCGACGCCGTCCGGATCGTCTCGGAGGGGGTCAACCGGGTCGCCGCCAAGCACGCGACCGGCATCCTGGTGATCACCCACTACGAGCGGATCCTCACCTACATCAAGCCCCAGTTCATCCACATCCTCTTCGGCGGCCAGATCGTCGAGGAAGGGGGCCCCGAGCTGGTCAAGCAGCTCGAACGCGAGGGCTACGACTGGGTCCGCGCCAAGTATCCCGAGGCGGCCCGCCGCGCGGAGGAGCTGGAAGCCTCCAAGACGGACCACCAGGGCGTGGGCGCCTGA
- a CDS encoding SufE family protein, with the protein MPAALDAIITELHESDRQERIELLLDFAKNLPPLPPELEARKDAEHRVEECQSPVYLFVEMIGDRVALYGDAPAEAPTVRGFVSLLLEGLNGASAEDVLKVPSDLVDRSGLTEVLGMLRVRGLSGMLRRIKRDVTRVAFASHGSTP; encoded by the coding sequence ATGCCCGCCGCACTCGACGCCATCATCACGGAACTCCACGAGTCGGACCGCCAGGAGCGGATCGAGCTGCTCCTCGACTTCGCCAAGAACCTGCCGCCGCTGCCGCCGGAGCTGGAAGCCCGCAAGGACGCCGAGCATCGCGTGGAAGAATGCCAGTCGCCGGTCTACCTGTTCGTCGAGATGATCGGCGACCGGGTGGCCCTCTACGGCGACGCCCCCGCCGAGGCCCCGACCGTCCGGGGCTTCGTGTCACTGCTCCTGGAAGGGCTCAACGGCGCCTCCGCGGAAGACGTGCTCAAGGTCCCCAGCGACCTGGTCGACCGTTCCGGCCTGACCGAGGTCCTGGGCATGCTCCGGGTCCGCGGCCTCAGCGGCATGCTGCGACGAATCAAGCGCGACGTGACTCGGGTCGCGTTCGCCTCCCACGGCTCCACCCCCTGA